The Flavobacterium johnsoniae genomic sequence AGGGGGAGTTCGTTTACAATATCTCCGCAGATGCAGGCATCCACTTTTAATAAATATTCCATAATAGCAATACGCGCAGGATGGCCTAATGCTTTGGCTAAAACAGCCAGCTCGTTCTGGCTTTCTGTAAAGTGATCTGTTTTTGTTGCTCCCATCGTTTTATATTTATATTGCAATATTACGATAATAATTTAAATAAAAAAAAATATAAAGATTTATTTTTATGAAGATGAAGGCATCGGCTAAGAAAAAGATTCGATGCATATGGTTTTATAATATTGTTTGTTACCCGAATGCTAGTTTTATCAAACCAATGTATAAAGCAATAATTACATGGTTTATCGTTAGCTGATATTATATAAATACAATACAAACTGAACAACCCATAATTAGAAAGATGTTCAGCATTTGCAGTTATTTGTTATTAATAATACCAATTTTAAATTTAAAATTGGTATTATTAGATTTTCATACTGGTTCAATTTCGATCATTAATTTGAATGGACTTCCACACCGTTCAAATGAAAGACAATTTAAAAAAATTGATATCCTTCAATATTAACCGATTAATCTTAATTCTAGAATTTGGTCTTACAATAATTTACTATTGTACTTATAAGCTAGTAATTTAAAATAAATCCTGCACCAAAGCCCATATCACTGTCATAGTGTGAAGACAAAGAACCCCATCTGGTAATTATATAGCGTAGTCCTGCCATATATTCCTTGTCTGTATTCCACATCAAATTCATTCTAAGCCGTTTAGAAACGGGAATGTCTTTACGTTCAAATTGTAATCTGACTTTACCATCGGTAAAAACTTCAGCTTGTGCTACTATTAACATAGGTAGGATGTAGTTAACCCCTAGACTTACCACTGCACGTTTATCCTTAGTATTGGTTTGTCCAAAAAGATTATTTTCTTGTATATCTTCTCCCATTCTTCTATATCTCCAGTCAAATCCTATAAAAGGCATTAACCATTGCATTTTTCCAATATATCGACCAATATGTGTTTCTGTTTCATAACCATGCATGTCATTGTATCCTAACCTCCATTCGGTTCCAATGCTCCAGCGTGTACTTTGATACATTGCTTCACCGTCATTTCCATTGGTGGCAAAATCATTTTCTGCCATAAAGTGGAATTTTCTGTCGTCAGCAAACAATTTTCGTTGAGCCAGTTTAGGGTTTGGTATTTCTGGATTTGGAGGTGAATTTTCATAAGAAAAAATTCTGCCCATACCAGCCATCATATGGTAGAGAATATGACAGTGGAAAAACCAGTCGCCGCCATCTTCGCTTGCGGCGAATTCAATAGTATCTGTTTCCATTGGCATGATGTCGATGATATTTTTCAAAGGCGCAAAATCACCTTGCCCATTGATGACCCTGAAATCATGGCCATGCAAATGCATTGGATGGCGCATCATTGAATTATTATGCAGGACGATACGTAAAATTTCTCCTTTCTTGATCAGGATTTTATCAGCTTCGGAAACGACCTTGTTATCCAGGCTCCACACATAGCGATTCATATTTCCGGTAAGCTCGAATTTGAGCTCCCTCACTGGAGCATCTTTTGACAATGCCGTGCTTGTTGGAGATTTTAGCATCGCATAATTTAATGTCACAATATCGGCAAGAGCATTGGCATTGTACTTATTTTCCATATTGTGCATGTCGTGCATTTTATCAGGGGTATCCAATTTGGTTTCTTCTTTGTCCATCTCCATTGGCATGTCTTTACTTCCTTTTGTTTGTGGGCCTGTAATTTCAGGATACATTACCGAGTTCATATCCATCTGATTCAGCGACATCTTCATCCCCATATCATTTAGGTCTCCGTTCATTTTCATCATATCGTTCATCATTTGCATCCCTTCAAAGTATTTCAGTTTGGGTAAAGGGGAGGTGAGCTGTTTGATGCCATTTCCAATGTAGAGGGACGCCGATTTTGTCCGGTCTTCTGGTGTTGCCAAAAACTCATAAGATGTATTTTCTGCCGGAATGCTTAAAACAAGGTCATAAGTTTCAGAAACTGCAATAAGTAGACGGTCTACTTCAACAGGCTCAACATCATTACCATCACTGGCCACTACTGTAATTTTGCCTCCGGCATAGGTAAGCCAAAAATTACTGGATGCACCGCCATTAGAGACGCGTAATCTTACCTTATCACCGGCTTTGAACTGCGAAAGCTGGCTTTCGTTTTTCCCATTAATTAAAAATTTCTCATAATAGACATCGCTTACATCCATAGCGTTCATACGCTTCCACTCATTGAGGACCTTGGTTTTTAAATAGCCTTGTTTTATAGCTTCGCCATAACTTTGGGTCGTGCCTTTTTTTATTGCAAACCAATCGGAGGCATTATGCAGCATTCTATGAACGTTCTCCGGGTCGATATCGGTCCATTCGCTCAGCACAATCGGAATTGTCGGTAGGTCATCTATCCCTGCCCTGAAGTTTGGATCGGAGCTTCGTTTGTTCATCACAAAAGAACCGTACATTCCTATTTGTTCCTGCAAACCAGAATGGCTATGGTACCAATGGGTCCCATGCTGCCTGATGGGAAAAGAATATTTGTAGGTACTGTGTGCTTTTATCGGCATTTGGGTAAGGTTAGGCACACCGTCTTCTTTATTGGGTAGAAACAAACCATGCCAGTGTAATGACGTTTCTTCGTCAAGTTCATTATGAACATAAATTTCTGCGGTATCACCTTCTGTAAAGGTTAATGTAGGCATTGGTATCTGGCCATTTACCGCTATCGCTCTTTTTGATTTCCCTGAGAAATTTACCACCGTATCGCGAACATATAAATCGTACCTTACAACTTTAGGTGGCTCATCATTTACCATCATTTTTTTTACTGGGGGGCTCGCTGTTTTCTTTTCCATGTTTGTCTTATTATGCGCCTGATGCATATTGATCTTATCCGCAGAGGAAGATTTAGCCTTTTTAGGCATTTCCTCTTTAACAGCAGTTACAGTTTTAGGTTTTGCAGCTGCCTTCGGCTTAGTGATTTTAGACTTTTCTTTCACTAATGCCATGCCGCATTTTGGGCATTTTCCTGGTTTGGATTCATGGATATCGGGATGCATTGGACAAGTATAGGTAGCAGGATTCGACTCTTCTTTGACAGACTTTTTATCTATTGCCATTTTCATATCCTGGGCTTGAATCAGGACAGGAAGCATGATAAATACGAGTATTATAAGTATGTTTTTCATATTGCTTTTTTAAAGAATAGTGTTCTATTATTTTTTTTCCATCTCATTTAACTTGGCCTTCATCTGTGCAATTTCAGTTTGTTGTGCTTTTATAATGTCCTTGGCAAGCTGGCTTATTTCAGGATCGTGAAGAGAAGCCTTCTGAGCCATTAGTATTGCTGCTGCATGGTGCGGTATCATTGATTTTAAAAATTGTTTATCTCCAACAGCTGCTTGCTCTCTTATACAGGAAAAAAAAATGATCGCGATAAGGCTGCCTGTTATAAGTAACATTATGTTCCATTTTTTATTAATATACATACGACCCATAACAATAATTTCAATTACGAGCATTGGCATAGTCATTAGTCCTGCCATGTAAAATTGGTTTACATTGGGAATGACATTAGCAAAAATATCGACCATCGAATACATCAATATGTACATAGAAATAAATGACAATACGATCATAATGGCTAATTTTTTGTACATTTTGGAGTCTACCTCTTTTGAATACTGCTGTGTTGCGTGTTCCATTTTCATATTTTTAGCTTTAAAAGTTATTTAGATTTATCTATTTCCCTGAACAAAACAAGTCTAATGCTACTATAACACTGGATCGGTTTAAATGGCAAGGATTTTTATGCTTCTGTAGTTTTCAATGTGATATTGTAATACTTATTATTTATTTACTTTTAAGTAATAATTGTAACTCTTCAATCTGATTTTTTAATTTTTCAGTACCCTTCATTTTTTTCTGTTCTGCAATTGTTAAGGCTTTTTTTGCTGCCTCAATAGCATTGGGATAATCCTTCAGTTCTAAAGATACTTTCTGTCTTAAAGTGGGATAATAAAAATTTTCGGGATCTAATTTTTCAGCTTCAGCTAACCACGATACTGCTTGATTGTTTGCTCTACCCGTGGCTGAATAATAATTTGCTGCCTGAAACAATAAAGTAGCATTTTGACTTTTTTCTTTAATAATATATTTGTCAATTAGAGCTAAAATTTCTTTGTCAGCTTTGCTTTTCATAGGTATTTTAACCATGGTATTTTCCCATTCTATTTTAAGGAAGCCTTCTCCTTTACTGTTGATGTCATTTAATTCAATGGTAAAAGTTTCGTAAAAATCAATCGTTTTTTCTGTAGGAACGGTAAAACGCATAACATCTTTTTTCTCATCATAACCAGTTTCGCCATGTAAAGTAATATCACTATTGATAATGATAGTCCACTCATTTTCTGAAGGAATTGAGAATACAGAATAAGTTCCTGCTTTCAAAATATTATTTCCAAAAGCGATATCTTCATTAGTACTTATGGTCGTACAATCGCTGGCGCCTGTTCGCCAGAGCTTACCAAAAGGCACTAATTCGCCAAATATTTTTCGCCCTCTTACTAAGGGCCTGCTATAGGATATTTTGACTGTTGAGCTTCCGATTTCTTGTTGAAATGATGCCGAAGGGCTTGCAGAAGTAAGTTTAATTTGAACTTTTTCTTGTGCAGAAATTGATAACGATTGTATAATAATGAAGCTTAGCAGAATTATTTTTTTCATATTTTGTTAATTTTAAATTGATTTTGATATTTTTTCCATTATTGAATGGTCGGTTCCAAATTTGCAGATAGCATCACAATTAGCTCTTAATTCAGAAAACAGGATATATTTGATATTCATATTTGAGTTTTTTATAACGGGCCTATTAAGCTGAAGAACCACATCTTTTTCCCGGTTATCCGGAATAATAATGTAAAAAACTTCATGTCCGCTTGAGATACTAAAATATAGGTCAGACAAGCGAAGTATGCCGGAATAAATACTAGTGCTTTTTTCTACTTCAAAGGCACCTATAATCTTGTTTGTGCCTTTTTCGAACCAGAGTACATCAATAAGCTTGATAGTATTTTGTGTGTCCTTGTCTGTAGGGAGTTCGGGAAATTTATTTATTGATATAAATGAAAAATTTTGTCCTCCAAACGATTTGCTTTTGTCGTTACTCGCTGGGGTGACATCAAAACCCAATGAAACTCCAATTTTTAATAAATGGTACTGCATCTCACTATGAAGATTTTCCTCCAGTTTTTCTTCGAGTATTTCTTTTTGGCGCTTGTGTACGTTTTTTTCGAATCTTGAACGTTCTGCCTCGCTTAAATATTCATCATTGCCGATCAGCATTTTCTGAGTTCCAATTTCAAAACACAATCCTGCAATGGCACCCAAATCATTTGAGAGCTGTGATTTATGTAGACTATTAGTTTTCAATAAAGTTTCTCGGATTTTAAGATACTCAGTCCAGCTTCCTAATTTTTTTTTGTCTTTAAAAAGAAAATTAAAACCATTGAGAATAGCGGTGTTAAAAGGTGGGAACCAGGTTGGGTGTATGAAATATAAAATACTGGCAACAGCAGGCCCTAATCCTTTAATTTTTAATTCATCTAGTTTTATAATTTCTTTTACAACCTGTTCTTCATACTTAGCATTGATGCAATTTTCAAGGAACTGACCAAAAGCCAATTTATTGTTTTGATTCTCATAGATGTCAGGAATACGTAATTTGGGTTTCCAATAAAACGGATGGGAAACCCCTGCAAAGACTTGTTTTTGTTCGGCTATGCAGCTCAAAACAAATTCTAAGCTGCTTTCTTTAAAATCATTAGGAAAGTTCTTGTTTTTAATATCCTCAATGACTTGCAGAACACCGCGTCTAATAGTCCGAAATGCTTTTAACCGTTGGTTGTTATCTATAAACCAGGTATTATAGACACTTTCGTTATCGTTTTTATACTGCAGAATAATTTGTCCTAGATTGGTCATTTGTTTGTATAGTAAAATTATTTATTCTTTAGAGTTTTAAACTTCTCAATCGCAATGCATTCACAATAACAGATACCGAACTAAAACTCATTGCCAAGGCAGCAATCATAGGAGAAAGTAATATTCCGAAAAATGGATATAAAACACCCGCAGCAACTGGTACGCCTAAGACATTATATACAAAAGCAAAGAATAGGTTTTGCTTGATGTTGCTCATTACAGCGTGGCTCAGATTTTTTGCTTTTACAATTCCTTGCAGATCTCCTTTTACCAAAGTAATCTTGGCGCTTTCGATCGCAACATCTGTTCCTGTTCCCATCGCAATTCCAATGTCCGATTGAGCCAAAGCTGGCGCATCATTTATTCCATCTCCCGCCATAGCTACAATTTTTCCTTCGGCTTGAAGTTTCTCGATTACTTTTAATTTATCCTCGGGTAAACAACCTGCCTGAAAAGAGGTTAAATGCAATTCGTCTGCAACCGCTTTGGCTGTATTTACATTATCTCCCGTAAGCATGATTACTTCAACCCCTTGGCGCATTAATTCTTTTATAGCTGCAGCACTTGTTTCTTTTATAGCATCGGTTATCGTTACAAATCCCACTACATTTTTATCTACAGCGATATAAGAAACTGTTTTTCCTAATTTTTGTTCTGCAATAATTTTTTCTTCAATTGTGGCAGAAATAGCTGCCCCTGCTTGCTCCATTAATTTTTTATTCCCTAATGCCATCTTTTTATCAATAGCAGTTCCGATAACTCCTTTTCCGGCGATGTTTTCAAAATCATCTACTTTGGTCAAAGAAACATTTTTAGCTTTTGCAAATTTCACTACAGCCTCCGCAAGAGGATGCTCACTGTACTGATTTAAAGACGCTATGTATTGCAGCAGTTCATCTTCTGAATATTGCAGCGCTACGATTTTTTCTACCGAAGGTTTGCCCTCCGTAATTGTTCCTGTTTTATCCGTAATGAGAACATTTACTTTGTCCATTTTTTCCAAAGCTTCGGCATTTTTTATCAGAATTCCCGATTGAGCGCCTTTTCCAACTCCTACCATTACAGACATGGGCGTTGCTAAACCTAATGCACAAGGGCAAGCAATTATTAATACTGCAATAGCATTTATAAATCCATAAACCATTGCTGGTTCCGGACCAAATTTTGCCCAAATGAAAAAGGTAAGAATGGAAATAACGACAACAATGGGCACAAAATATTTAGCGATGCTATCGGCTAGTTTCTGAATTGGTGCTCTGGAACGACTTGCATTATTAACCATTTGTATAATTTGCGAAAGCAAGGTTTCCGAACCAACTTTTTCGGCAACCATAATAAAGGATTTGTTTCCGTTTATAGTCCCTGAAGACACCATATCACCTATTTTTTTATCTACAGGAATTGGTTCGCCGGTAATCATCGATTCGTCTACTGTGCTTTCACCATCAGTAATCTTCCCGTCTACAGGAATTTTGTCTCCGGGTTTTACCCGTAATAAATTACCTTTTTTGATATCATGGATTGAGATTATTTTATCACCGCCATCAATTACCAAAGTAGCTTGGGTAGGAGCCAGTTTTAATAATTCTTTTATAGCACCACTGGTTTGACTATGTGCTCTTGCCTCGAGTAATTGTCCTAACAAAACCAAAGTTAGAATAACCGTTGTGGCCTCAAAGTATAGCAGCACTGTTCCGTGTTCGGTCTTAAATTCACTAGGAAAAACGTCTGGGAAAAACATTCCTGCCAAACTAAATAAAAATGCCACTCC encodes the following:
- a CDS encoding multicopper oxidase domain-containing protein — its product is MKNILIILVFIMLPVLIQAQDMKMAIDKKSVKEESNPATYTCPMHPDIHESKPGKCPKCGMALVKEKSKITKPKAAAKPKTVTAVKEEMPKKAKSSSADKINMHQAHNKTNMEKKTASPPVKKMMVNDEPPKVVRYDLYVRDTVVNFSGKSKRAIAVNGQIPMPTLTFTEGDTAEIYVHNELDEETSLHWHGLFLPNKEDGVPNLTQMPIKAHSTYKYSFPIRQHGTHWYHSHSGLQEQIGMYGSFVMNKRSSDPNFRAGIDDLPTIPIVLSEWTDIDPENVHRMLHNASDWFAIKKGTTQSYGEAIKQGYLKTKVLNEWKRMNAMDVSDVYYEKFLINGKNESQLSQFKAGDKVRLRVSNGGASSNFWLTYAGGKITVVASDGNDVEPVEVDRLLIAVSETYDLVLSIPAENTSYEFLATPEDRTKSASLYIGNGIKQLTSPLPKLKYFEGMQMMNDMMKMNGDLNDMGMKMSLNQMDMNSVMYPEITGPQTKGSKDMPMEMDKEETKLDTPDKMHDMHNMENKYNANALADIVTLNYAMLKSPTSTALSKDAPVRELKFELTGNMNRYVWSLDNKVVSEADKILIKKGEILRIVLHNNSMMRHPMHLHGHDFRVINGQGDFAPLKNIIDIMPMETDTIEFAASEDGGDWFFHCHILYHMMAGMGRIFSYENSPPNPEIPNPKLAQRKLFADDRKFHFMAENDFATNGNDGEAMYQSTRWSIGTEWRLGYNDMHGYETETHIGRYIGKMQWLMPFIGFDWRYRRMGEDIQENNLFGQTNTKDKRAVVSLGVNYILPMLIVAQAEVFTDGKVRLQFERKDIPVSKRLRMNLMWNTDKEYMAGLRYIITRWGSLSSHYDSDMGFGAGFILNY
- a CDS encoding DUF305 domain-containing protein → MEHATQQYSKEVDSKMYKKLAIMIVLSFISMYILMYSMVDIFANVIPNVNQFYMAGLMTMPMLVIEIIVMGRMYINKKWNIMLLITGSLIAIIFFSCIREQAAVGDKQFLKSMIPHHAAAILMAQKASLHDPEISQLAKDIIKAQQTEIAQMKAKLNEMEKK
- a CDS encoding DUF2911 domain-containing protein, with the translated sequence MKKIILLSFIIIQSLSISAQEKVQIKLTSASPSASFQQEIGSSTVKISYSRPLVRGRKIFGELVPFGKLWRTGASDCTTISTNEDIAFGNNILKAGTYSVFSIPSENEWTIIINSDITLHGETGYDEKKDVMRFTVPTEKTIDFYETFTIELNDINSKGEGFLKIEWENTMVKIPMKSKADKEILALIDKYIIKEKSQNATLLFQAANYYSATGRANNQAVSWLAEAEKLDPENFYYPTLRQKVSLELKDYPNAIEAAKKALTIAEQKKMKGTEKLKNQIEELQLLLKSK
- a CDS encoding heavy metal translocating P-type ATPase produces the protein MTHTYTISGMTCDGCRTKVEKTLNAVEGIKAKVSLDPPLATITMENHIATEELQEALTAVGKYTIEMTQTTHSHEKKTEKSCCSTAENHGHKHDHKTTAVPHNDAGGKYYCPMHCEGDKMYDKAGDCPVCGMHLVQEPAAARVQQYTCSMHPEVITDSPGSCPICGMDLVPLEPSENEDQRIYKDLVKKMKIAVVFTVPIFAIAMIEMAHKNPLLQLMDASKWNWVQLILSLPVVFYACWIFFVRAWKSIITWNLNMFTLIGIGTGVAFLFSLAGMFFPDVFPSEFKTEHGTVLLYFEATTVILTLVLLGQLLEARAHSQTSGAIKELLKLAPTQATLVIDGGDKIISIHDIKKGNLLRVKPGDKIPVDGKITDGESTVDESMITGEPIPVDKKIGDMVSSGTINGNKSFIMVAEKVGSETLLSQIIQMVNNASRSRAPIQKLADSIAKYFVPIVVVISILTFFIWAKFGPEPAMVYGFINAIAVLIIACPCALGLATPMSVMVGVGKGAQSGILIKNAEALEKMDKVNVLITDKTGTITEGKPSVEKIVALQYSEDELLQYIASLNQYSEHPLAEAVVKFAKAKNVSLTKVDDFENIAGKGVIGTAIDKKMALGNKKLMEQAGAAISATIEEKIIAEQKLGKTVSYIAVDKNVVGFVTITDAIKETSAAAIKELMRQGVEVIMLTGDNVNTAKAVADELHLTSFQAGCLPEDKLKVIEKLQAEGKIVAMAGDGINDAPALAQSDIGIAMGTGTDVAIESAKITLVKGDLQGIVKAKNLSHAVMSNIKQNLFFAFVYNVLGVPVAAGVLYPFFGILLSPMIAALAMSFSSVSVIVNALRLRSLKL